A genomic region of Bradysia coprophila strain Holo2 unplaced genomic scaffold, BU_Bcop_v1 contig_333, whole genome shotgun sequence contains the following coding sequences:
- the LOC119079759 gene encoding regucalcin-like: MGRLRYFVYVLIIALILAMILTPIFYFLRNSPSVVEIALVPSPRSYCATRGHWDENSQSFFYVDIEGPNSTLLRYDYVENKVYEATVVGEPILTFIIPLVNATNQFLIGTKNKAIVIQWDGKSANGYVIRTVFGISTDSTYAPNRFNGAKADPVGNFVGGTQYANDCLNHATTAYLYHYDPKFGLSTIRSNILISNGLTWSHRTNKFYYIDSCVPKVNEFDYDMETGYLSNKRIAYSASPDLVLDGLTHDNDGNLFVTTFGGSKILKVDPIEGKLLEEIEFPVRQVTSVAFGGPQFDILFVTTAARGDSQPEAAGHLYKITGLYSIGSPAMKINV, from the exons ATGGGCCGACTTAGATATTTTGTATACGTTCTCATCATTGCTCTTATATTGGCTATGATACTGACACCAATATTTTACTTCTTACGCAATTCGCCGTCAGTAGTGGAGATTGCACTTGTTCCATCTCCACGTTCATACTGCGCTACCCGAGGTCATTGGGATGAAAATTcgcagagttttttttatgttgacaTAGAGGGCCCCAATTCAACGCTTTTACGTTACgattatgtcgaaaataaagTTTACGAGGCGACGGTCGTTGGTGAGCCAATTTTAACGTTCATCATACCGCTCGTAAATGcgacaaatcaatttttgattgGAACCAAGAATAAAGCAATTGTAATACAATGGGACGGGAAATCTGCCAATGGTTATGTTATACGAACGGTATTTGGAATTTCGACCGATTCGACCTACGCGCCGAATCGGTTCAATGGCGCAAAAGCGGATCCAGTGGGCAATTTTGTTGGTGGAACGCAATACGCTAATGATTGCTTGAACCATGCGACCACCGCCTATCTTTATCATTACGATCCGAAGTTTGGCTTAAGCACCATTCGCAGTAACATATTAATTTCCAACGGTTTGACATGGAGCCACAGaacgaataaattttattacattgaTTCGTGTGTGCCGAAAGTGAACGAATTCGATTACGATATGGAAACGGGATATCTAT CCAATAAACGAATCGCTTACTCTGCTTCACCAGATCTTGTGCTTGACGGTTTGACCCATGACAATGACGGCAATTTATTCGTCACTACATTTGGTGgatcgaaaatattgaaagttGATCCAAT TGAAGGGAAACTGCTTGAGGAAATCGAATTTCCAGTTAGGCAAGTGACGTCTGTAGCATTCGGCGGTCCACAGTTCGACATTTTGTTCGTAACAACTGCAGCCCGTGGTGACTCACAGCCAGAAGCAGCTGGacatttgtacaaaataacCGGACTTTATTCCATTGGATCGCCAgctatgaaaataaatgtctAA